The Mugil cephalus isolate CIBA_MC_2020 chromosome 11, CIBA_Mcephalus_1.1, whole genome shotgun sequence genome includes a window with the following:
- the LOC125016945 gene encoding uncharacterized protein LOC125016945, with protein sequence MFIVSYFVIMTEDRLILMKRTSPLSLVLISVLCSFTLGSSDFHLINLSKSYEEAKTYCREMFADLATINNRADMSNLITLVSSATARAWIGLEIGDVWLWHWSLSDQNLDFFNWKSGEPQVTNEEACAAMDQHGEWFESDCSTRRNFVCHGSSDATGYLFVAETKSWRDAQSHCRGLLSDLVSIQSAQENMALRNVAASQTVWIGLFKDPWKWSDGSNSSFRFWKPSQPNYAQGQDCTAAIFRDGGKWNDLNCNSKRNFVCSGAIKPIPATTTQQTTQETITTDQMSTNPTSPTTSGSPPGVVVTFHFTVATTTEQSNTTNVSSTAAPTTGVQTTPNTTGSESLTSSAELNNTTTEMSTVTAARPPLMTNVNTTTESVSASVTGTLAQSTTQSSTLMSTSQSLHAETLILIQENKTWIEAMSYCREHHIDLVHITGKDIQDEVAHKAKNATSPHVWMGLHYTCSFKYWFWTKFTSSCYQNWLDGHGPEREYDCGVSGAVEATGRQQWVGLPETEKLNFICSACAV encoded by the exons TGGTTTTAATCTCAG TCCTTTGCTCCTTCACACTCGGATCTTCAGACTTTCACCTTATTAATCTTTCAAAGAGCTACGAAGAGGCAAAGACCTATTGCAGAGAGATGTTTGCAGATTTAGCAACAATTAACAACCGAGCAGATATGAGTAATTTGATCACTCTAGTTTCATCTGCGACTGCCAGAGCTTGGATAGGACTGGAGATTGGAGACGTGTGGCTGTGGCACTGGTCTTTGTCTGATCAAAACTTAGATTTTTTCAACTGGAAGTCTGGAGAACCACAGGTAACGAATGAAGAAGCCTGTGCAGCAATGGATCAACACGGCGAGTGGTTTGAAAGTGACTGCAGTACTAGAAGAAATTTTGTTTGTCATG GCAGCAGTGATGCCACTGGTTACCTTTTTGTTGCTGAGACCAAATCATGGAGGGACGCCCAAAGTCATTGCAGGGGCTTGCTATCTGATCTAGTTAGCATTCAGTCGGCACAGGAGAATATGGCATTGCGTAATGTGGCTGCATCACAAACTGTGTGGATTGGCCTCTTCAAAGACCCCTGGAAATGGTCGGATGGGAGTAACTCTTCATTCCGTTTTTGGAAACCTTCTCAACCCAATTACGCTCAAGGTCAGGATTGCACTGCTGCTATATTTAGAGATGGTGGGAAGTGGAATGATCTGAACTGCAACAGCAAGCGCAACTTTGTTTGTAGCGGGG CAATCAAACCAATTCCAGCTACCACCACTCAACAGACTACACAGGAGACCATCACAACAGATCAGATGTCAACAAATCCGACAAGTCCAACCACAAGCGGTTCACCTCCAGGGGTCGTCGTAACCTTTCATTTCACTGTGGCTACAACTACGGAGCAATCGAACACTACTAACGTCTCCTCCACAGCAGCACCAACTACAGGTGTGCAGACAACCCCAAATACCACAGGTTCTGAGTCACTCACCTCAAGCGCAGAGCTGAACAATACGACAACAGAAATGTCGACTGTGACAGCAGCACGGCCGCCACTGATGACTAATGTGAATACCACCACAGAAAGTGTCTCTGCATCAGTGACAGGGACGTTAGCCCAAAGCACTACGCAATCCTCAACTCTGATGTCCACCAGCCAAAGTTTGCATGCAG AAACCCTGATACTTATCCAGGAAAACAAGACTTGGATTGAAGCCATGAGTTACTGCAGGGAGCACCATATTGACCTTGTCCACATCACAGGCAAAGATATTCAGGACGAGGTGGCCCATAAGGCAAAGAACGCCACATCGCCCCATGTTTGGATGGGTCTACACTAcacctgcagctttaaatacTGGTTCTGGACAAAGTTCACATCTAGCTGTTACCAGAACTGGCTAGATGGACATGGACCTGAAAGGGAATATGACTGCGGTGTCAGTGGCGCCGTTGAGGCCACTGGGAGGCAGCAGTGGGTCGGCTTGCCTGAGacagaaaaactgaattttATCTGCTCTGCATGTGCTGTATGA